One part of the Ictidomys tridecemlineatus isolate mIctTri1 chromosome 13, mIctTri1.hap1, whole genome shotgun sequence genome encodes these proteins:
- the Barx1 gene encoding homeobox protein BarH-like 1: protein MQRPGEPGAVRFGPPEGCADHRPHRYRSFMIEEILTEPSGPKGAAPAAAAAAAGELLKFGVQALLAARPFHSHLAVLKAEQAAVFKFPLAPLGCSGLGSALLAAGPGLPGAAGAPHLPLELQLRGKLEAAGPGEPSTKAKKGRRSRTVFTELQLMGLEKRFEKQKYLSTPDRIDLAESLGLSQLQVKTWYQNRRMKWKKIVLQGGGLESPTKPKGRPKKNSIPTSEQLSEQERAKEAEKPAEVPGEPSDRSRED, encoded by the exons ATGCAGCGGCCCGGGGAGCCGGGCGCCGTGCGCTTCGGCCCGCCCGAGGGCTGTGCAGATCACCGGCCACACCGCTACCGAAGCTTCATGATCGAGGAAATCCTCACCGAACCGTCCGGGCCCAAGGGCGCCGCGcctgcagccgccgccgccgccgcgggcGAGCTGCTCAAGTTCGGCGTGCAGGCGCTGCTGGCGGCGCGGCCCTTCCACAGCCACCTGG CAGTGCTGAAGGCAGAGCAGGCGGCGGTGTTCAAGTTCCCGCTGGCGCCGCTCGGCTGTTCCGGGTTGGGCTCAGCGCTGCTGGCCGCCGGGCCTGGGTTGCCTGGCGCCGCGGGTGCGCCGCACCTGCCGCTGGAGCTGCAGCTCCGCGGGAAGCTGGAGGCCGCAGGCCCTGGTGAGCCGAGCACGAAAGCCAAGAAGGGGCGCCGGAGCCGCACTGTGTTCACCGAGCTGCAGCTGATGGGCCTGGAGAAACGCTTCGAGAAGCAGAAATACCTCTCCACGCCCGACAG AATAGATCTCGCCGAGTCCTTGGGCCTGAGCCAGTTGCAGGTGAAGACGTGGTATCAGAATCGGAGGATGAAGTGGAAGAAAATA GTACTGCAGGGCGGTGGCCTGGAGTCCCCTACCAAGCCCAAGGGGCGGCCAAAGAAGAACTCCATCCCCACAAGCGAGCAACTCTCTGAGCAGGAGCGCGCCAAGGAGGCGGAGAAGCCGGCGGAGGTGCCAGGCGAGCCCAGCGACAGGAGCCGCGAGGATTGA